ACGTTGCAAATCTTTCCTACCGCTACGAGAACCGGGATGTTGAAGCGTTGCGGGATGTGTCCTTTGAAATTCGTAAAGGGGAATTTCTGGGAATCATCGGCCAGAATGGAAGTGGAAAATCCACGTTGTTGCAACATCTGAACGGATTGCAATATCCGCAAGAGGGTTCAATACGGATCCTTGGAAAGGAAATCCGTGAATGGAACAGAAAAGATCTGAGCAAAGCGACTGCTCTGGTATTCCAGAATCCTGATCATCAAATTTTCAACACCACGGTTAGGGAAGAAGTGGAATTTGGACCTCAGCAACTGGGTTTTTCGGAGAAACAGCAGAAAAAAAATGTCGAACGGGCTCTTCAGACAATGGATCTGGAAGCGCAGCAACAACGAGATCCGTTTCAGCTTTCGAAAGGGGAACGCCAGCGGGTTGCCGTGGCCTGCATGTTGAGCGTGAGTCCTGAAATTTTGATGCTGGATGAGCCGACAACGGGACTCGATTATCGCCAGCAAACTTATTTGATGGAACTGCTACGCGAACTCAACAAGGAAGGAGCCACAATCATCATCGTGACCCACAGTCTCAAAATTGTTGGCGACTACTGTAACTATGCGATCTTGATGGAAAAGGGACAAAAGAAAGCGGAAGGGCATCCTCGCGATCTTTTCTTCCGGAATCAGCTTTTTCCAAAATTGCCTCCGCTGTGGGAACTTTCGCGAATCATGAACGGTAACGCCCTGACAGTCGATGAGTTTGCGTCCCATCTGAAACGGTGAGGGAATGCCTACTCCGATCGCTCACGGTCTCGCCGGCTACGCTGTTTTGATTTTGGCGGAACCGCGACTCGCAAACGATTTTCGCGGCAACTTAAAGGCGATGGGAGCCGGCTTATTTTTCGGTTCGCTGGCCGATGCCGATTTTCTTGTAGCCTATTACAACTCGCATCCTGTTTTGCAGCATCATTATTTCAGCCATTCGATTCCTTTTGCGCTCCTGATTGGAACCGCGATGTATCTTGTTTTGAGGACGCTGAAAAAATCACATGCGCTGCGGACGGCCGTTCTATTGAGCGCGGTGTATGGAACGCATTTGTTGCTGGATTACTTTACGCAGGATGGCAGTCCACCGATCGGAATTCCTTTGTTCTGGCCGTTTACGCACAAACACATGATTGCGCCGGTGGAGATTTTTTGGAGCATTCATCGAGGGGGAATGGAATCGTTATTCGGCGCGCACAATTTCGGAGCGTTGTTTAGAGAAGTATTAATTCTCGTGCCGCTCGCACTTGCTGCCTATTTGAAGGGCCGTCACTCTCTGCCGTTAAAATGGTAGCTTCAGAGCATTTGCCAGTGTTCACGTATGAACTTTGTTCTCGCACAAGTTCCTGCCAAATCTCACAAACATTCTTTGTTCACGCAAATGCTCTGCATCCGGTGATTAGAGCAGAGCATTGTCCCAGCAAACCAAGGATGTTGCGGGATGCAGATTTATTGCCTGACGAGTTCAAACCGGAACTGCGGACAATGCTCTGCCACTACGCCCTTTTCAGAAAAGCGTCTTTGCGTTATATTTTTATTAACTGGAGATGTGCTGGATTCGGGTGTTCCTGTGCGTTTGTATATCGCTCTATTCTTCTCTTGTTTTTGCTTCCCCTGATTTTATCTGGCCCTTACAGCAAAACTACGGGATCTCTGCTACATTCGGCGAATCGCGCGACGATCATTATCACGCGGGAATTGATTTGAGCACCAATGGTGAAACCGGATTGCCGGTGCTTGCTGTTGCCGATGGCTCAATTTACCGGATGAAAATCCAAAAACGCGGTTATGGGAAAGCTCTGTATATCCAACATGCAGACGGAATGCAGTCTGTTTACGCGCATCTGGAGGATTTTTCCCGGGAACTCGGACTTCACACGATCTATGTAGATAGAGCGAATCGCGAAGGAACTCCTTATGTCGGAGATATTTTCCTTGATCCGCCTCTGCGAGTGAAACAGGGGCAGGTGGTTGCGTATTCGGGTGAAAGCGGCGCAGGACTCCCACACCTTCATCTGGAAATTCGTAAGAATGAGTCGGTCGCATTGAATCCTTTAACCAATGGATTTCGCGACACTTTGGATCCTATTCCTCCAACATTTCAAGCTTGCTATTTTTATCCGCTGTCGATTGATTCTGCAATCAACGGAGACCTCGATACAAAGGAGATTCGTTTGCGCAGGAGTGATTCGGTCTTTGTGCCCGATTCCACACCGGTCGTTCGCGGTGATTTCGTGCTATCGGTAAGCCTCTATGATTCAGCTCTTCGCCGGTATCACCGCGCGCCGCAGCGAATCACATACTCGATTGACGACAAGGTTCTGTATTCCATCGAGTTTAATCAATTCTCTTATACCCAGCCGCAAGGATTTGGACTTCTATATGATCTTGGAAAACCAGGACCCTCTTACTATGAATATCCGATCTTGCTGGCCAAAACGGTTGAAGAGTCTTTGCCATTCGTGACGCGATCCGTTTCTTTTTCTATCCGTACTCTGTCAGCCGGAAACCACCGGTTAAGAATTGAAGCAGGGGACAGCAATAACAACACTTCCATCGCGGACATACCGTTTGTTGTGAATCATCCTCCCCAATTTGACCTTCACTCGATTCAACCGGACCAGGCGGAGCTAGCAGTCCACGCGACGATTCGGGATCCTAACTGGAAAGGGTCCGGGGCTTTGACCGGCGAAGTGGAATATTCCCTGGACGATGGAAAGTCCTTTATCCCTGTCACACTGACTTCGCTTGAAGTTCCGGATGCAAACGACTCCCTGAAGTTTAGATACCGGATACCCATGAGTGAAGCGAGGAATGCCAGATCGGTTTTGATACGGGCAAGAGCTTACGATGGAATCGAATATTCGCCGTATGTGTTCGGCAAAATTCGCCCGGGAGGCGCCCCGATTCCTGACACGATGCAAACTTTATCAGCGGGGAATCTGCGTTATGAAACCTACGGCGATACGATTCGCGTGATCTTTGAAATGGAAGAACCGGCCACAGGAAAATTGCAAGCTTCTATCGGAGATCCTCCCGCATTTTTCCCGTTGTTGTTGCGCGAACCAACTTCGATGCTAACTCTTATCCCTGCGCCAAAGCGAAATGAAGATATGGTTGTGGCGCTGCCAGGGGGCCAATCGTTGACTGTTCCGGTTCGATTTGTAAAACGGGGGACTCAAACGCTTGTCGCTGATGGAAATTTTCAGCTCTCATTCAATGAAAATTCTTTGTACAAAGATGCGTTTGTTTGGACAAAATCTTTACCGGAGTACAAATCGAAATCCCTTCCCCTCATCGGTCCCATGTTGCAGCTTGCCCCACGCGGCTTGCCTCTGAAAAAAGGCACAACTCTCTCCTTTTCCTATCCGGAAACTGTGAAGCATCCGGAAAAGCTCAGCATTTATCATTGGAACCGCGCCAGTCAGAAGTGGGAAAGTCTTCCATCGCAACTCAACAAAAGTTCCCGAAGCGTGCAGACGAAGATTGAAACCTTCGACCTGTACGCCTTGATTTCCGACAATGCAGCACCTGCCATCACTTCCATTTTTCCCAGGAAACGCAGCGCAACTCGAAACCCGACACCGCTTCTGGCAGTGCAGATTCGCGACGCAGGAATGGACGTGGATGATGAGAAAGTCACTCTGTACGTGGATAGCATTCCTTATCAGGCCGAATACGATCCGGATCGTAACACCGCAAGAGCGAAAATTACGAAACCATTAAAGAAGGGTTATCACAAGTTTTTTGCAGTGGCTTATGACTATGCTGGGAATCGATCGCAATCGAGCCCTGTTTCCTTCCGCGTAAAGTAGCGCGGACGTCTCGTCTGCGCGCCTCGCAGGCGGGACGCCCGCGCTACTTTTTTTTACCTCTGCGTCTCTGCGTCTCTGTGTTAAGTCTCAGTTGCTGTTTTAACGCTTCGAGGCGTCTGTCTACTTCGGCGGACTCGAGTTTCTTTTTAATATCCTGGGCTTCTTTTAACTTTTGATTTTCTTCTTCCTGTATTCTTTCTTCCCCGCGAATTTGGTCTTCCATGCTGTCGAATGTAATTTGTCGCGTGAAAGCTTCCGCCGTGGGAAGAGGGGGTGAAACTCGTGAAGAGGATTGTTTTTTTTTCTTTCTGGACATAAAAAAAAGATTTTGGCAAAATCGATCGGCTCGTGACTCTCGCCCACTTGTGGGTGGATGTTGGCCTCAAAGCCCGGCTGAGATTTCGCCAAAATCTCGTTTCATCTTTAATCTATTACAAGCGATCCGCAAAAAGCAAGTTTTTTCATATATCATCAGAAGCCATGAAACGATCGGGAATTTTATTGCTTGTCGCATTTCTTTTTACAACTTGCTGTAAGCAGGATCCGGGCCAGCCTATCTGGAATCTAAAATTGCAAAGCCGTCCGTATGCGGATCCCATCGTCCGGGAGGATAAGTTTTATGTGTTTTCGCAAGCAGGGGAAGTGGTATGCGGAAACATGCGCACGGGCAAAACGAACTGGACTCAAAAAGTTGCCGGACCTGTTTTGGGAACGCCGGTTTTCTCGGAGGACTTACTTTTCCTTGTCACTCAAGACGGTTTTGTATACGCGTTGAATCCTGAGAATGGCCGTCAGAAGTGGCAGACTCAGTTGAAGGATCAGTTCATCGCGCCACTCGCAGCCCTTGCCGGCGCTGTTCTTCTACCGTCTGAGAAGGGAACGCTGTATTTGCTTTCTTCGGCGAACGGAACAGAAAAGTGGCGTTTTTCCGGACAAAAAAAATTTAATGCTCGCCCTCAGATCGCAGGAAACAATATTCTCATTGGTGGATGGAACAAACAATTCACTTCTTTGAAACAGGATGGATCTCTTAACTGGAAATTGACAACACCCGAAATCATCACCGGTGATCCGGTGCTTCTGGATAATTTCGTTTTCTTTGCATGTTACGATCAATTCCTTTACGCCGTTGAAGTACCAACCGGTAGATTGCTCTGGCGTTTTTCTGCCTCACAACCTTCTAATCCAGTCGTTCTGAACAAAGAGATCGTTTTTGCATCCGGTACGGACCTTCTTTACCTGTCATCTGACTCCGGAAAGCTCCTGCACAGGATGAAAATAGGCAAACGGATCTCGCAAATCTACGTCCATAATTCCAACGTATTCGTCGTTTCACGTGATGTTTATCGGATAAGGCCTGTAGATAGAACGGTTTCCGTTGTGATTCGGGGTCCGAACCCGATTTACAAACTTAGCTTTGGTGTGGGGATGATTCTTGCCTCTGACGACCTATATTCTATCTATGGATATGGAAACCGTAAGGGGTAATCTCGCGGGCGGTCTTGTTGACATTCATGTTAACTATAATATAATTATACCGCTTTTTTACTGTAATACCTTAATTTTCAGTAACTTAAGACTATTACGGGGGGTCCCGGAAAGGACTGCAATTCTAATCGTATCAATCAAATCCGTAAGTTACTTCCGTCGTAGCCGTCACCTTAGGAAGTGATGATGCTATGCCAGTCTCATCGGGCATTTAGACGGTAAACAAGCTAAGAGGTTTTTTTTGCTCTCGTCCAGATCAACGGGGGGAATGATTACGAGGAGGGCAAAAAAGATAGTCGTGCCTGAAAATTGTTGGTAGGGGACAGAGCTATTAGAGTATGGATATGGTTACGAACGTGTTAGACCTGGTTGTTGTCGTTATTTATTTCATTGTTCTCATTTTGCTTTCGATCTACGGGATTCACCGCTACATTATGGTTCACCTGTTTCGGAAATTCCGTGCTCAACATCCTCAGATTACGAGAACGTTCGAAGACTTGCCGATGGTAACGGTTCAGCTTCCCATATATCAGGAGATGTACGTTGTTGAGCGTCTCATCGATGCTGTGTGCCATATCGAATATCCGCGAGACAAGTTTGAAGTACAGGTGCTGGATGATTCCACCGATGAGACTCAAAACATTGCTAAGGCTGTGGTCGAGAGATATCAAGCGAAGGGCTTAAATATTCAATACATGCGGCGGACCGATCGCGTTGGGTTCAAAGCCGGAGCGCTGGCCGCAGGATTTGAGAAGGCGAAGGGCGAATTTGTAGCGATCTTTGATGCCGATTTTATTCCCTCTCCTGAAATCTTGATGAAAACGATCCATTATTTTACAGATCCGCAAATCGGAATGGTTCAAGTTCGATGGGGTCACATCAACAGTGAATACTCTTTGTTGACCAAAATCCAATCGATCATGCTGGATGGCCACTTTGTGGTAGAACATATCGCCCGGAACCGTTCAGGCCGCTTTTTTAATTTCAACGGCACTGCGGGTGTCTGGAGACGCGAGGCAATTTCACAATCAGGTGGATGGCACCATGATACATTGACGGAGGATCTGGATCTTTCCTATCGAGCACAGCTCGGCGGCTGGAAGTTTTTATTCGTGCCTGATGTAGTGGCCCCGGCCGAAGTCCCCGTGGAAATCAATTCTTACAAGTCTCAGCAGCACCGTTGGGCCAAAGGATCCATCCAGACAGCCAAAAAAATTCTGCCTGTGGTGATGCAGAGCAAGCTCCCGTGGCAGGTGAAACTGGAAGCTTTCTTTCATCTTTCAAACAACATTTCTTACCTACTCATGATGATCCTGTCATTTTTTACGTTACCTTCGCTGGTGATTCGATATGAGCGAGGATGGCAAAATATTATGATTCTGGATCTGCCGATTTTCCTGATCGGAACGATTTCTGTGTTTTCATTTTATGTATTTTCGCAAAAGGAGATTTACAAAGACTGGCCCTGGAGGATTAAATACATTCCGCTATTGATGTCTCTGGGAATCGGTCTGTCGGTAAACAATTCCAAAGCAGTTTTGGAAGCGTTACTGGGTTATCAAACAGAATTCAAGCGGACCCCGAAGTATTGCATTGAGCGAAACTCCGATAACTGGCAGCACAAGAAATACCGTGTAGGGAAAAGCGCTCTTGCGGTGATTGAGCTCGTTTTTGCGATGTATTTCGGATTCACCATCTGGTATGCCTTTTTGAACGGGTTCTTCTTTAGCATTCCGTTTCTTTTTCTGTTTTTCTTCGGTTTCATCTACACCGGCTTTATCTCGATGGTTCAGTCGGATCGCCGATGGGTTGCCCTGAAAAGACCTGTTCCCAACATCTAAGTGCCAAAGCAATGAGTAATGAGCAATGAGCCCCTGTTAGGGAAGTCTCATAACTCATTGCTCATTACTCATTACTGCCTATGCGACCACCTAAAATCAAAAGTGTCAAACCGGATGCTGCCATTGAGGGCGGAAGGGTCATCATTGAAGGAACCGGTTTCGACCCCGAGGAATTCGATTCGCTAAGAATCTCCTTCAACGGCCAGGAAGCGCGCCCGCTTCTGGTGTCCAAGAATCGCATCATCACTGTTGTGCCGGATCAGACGAATCGTGGACCTGTGACCGTTACGGTGAACAACAAAACGAGCAATCCTTTTGAAATCGTGATTGGTAGAAAACTTGCGGACAACATCAATCCCGTGGATAGTCCGCTCTTCGATCGCGACGGAAATTTATACACGACCTTTAGCGGGAAAAGAGGGGAGACGGTGCAGGTATCTGTTTTCAAAATCGAACCTGATGGGACGATCAACCCTTTTCTCTCCAACATACCCAATGCTACTTCGCTCGCGATGGATGACGAGGGAAATCTGTATGTATCCAGCCGGTTCGAAGGCACGGTGTACAAGGCAACACCCAAGGCGGACGTCACAATCTTCGCGAAGGACCTCGGTGTTCCGACCGGACTGGTCTTTGACGAGGATGGTTTCCTGTATGTGGGTGACAGGAATGGACGCATCTTAAAAGTGGATGAAGATGGCAACGCAAGCGTCTTCGCCGAACTTCAGGAAAGCATGGTCGCTTACCATCTGGCCTTTGATCTCCTGGGCAATCTGCTTGTTTCTACTCCCAGCATGTCCACACACAATAGCGTGCTGATGGTGGATCGTTATGGCAAAGTGATTCCGCTTTATGGTGGTTTCGGAAGACCGCAAGGATTGACCGTGGATGTTGATGGAAACATTTACATTTGTGAGGCGAAAGCGGGAGAGAGCGCTGTTTACAAAATCACTTCCGGCGGAGAAATGAGAGCTTTTCTTACCGGTCCTGTAATGGTAGGAGTCGCTTTTGACGCTGATCGCAATCTGGCAGTAGCAACGCAAGACGCGGTTTATTTAGTTCCCCCTATTTTGCCTCACTGACCCCCAGCAATTTGTAAGCATCTGCAAGCTGCTGATGCGCGCCCCAGAGCACCATCAGGTCTCCTTCCTCAAGCTGGAAATCGGCATCAGGATTTGTGATCGCTTTTTCACCACGAATCACAGCGATGATGGTCGCGCCTGTGTGTCGCCTCAAATCGAGTTCCCGCAAAGATTTGCTTTTGGCCGGCGACTTGCCATCCACGATAACTTGAGACACGGTGCTTTTTAGAAAAAGCTCAGACAATTTCATCAATCTTTCCTGAGTTAAAGAGAGTCCACGCAGCATTCCATAGCTGTCCGACCGGATCACGGAGATCTGTTGATCGATCAGATGATCCGGAATCTGATATTGCTCCAGCACGCGAGCAAAAATTTCAATGGAAGTCTCAAATTCCTCTGGAATCACAATGTTCGCTCCAAGCTTTCTGAGTTCTTCCATCTCCACGACATAACGCGTTCGAACCAGAAGGACCGTGTCGCGGTTTAGCGCGCGTAACACTGCCGCGCACCTGCGAGTTGCTGCCGCATCGCTTATTGCAATCACAGCCATTCGCGCATGCGCTGCGCCCGCCTTCGACAAAACCTCTTTGCTGGTCGCGTCTCCAAACATCACCGGGACCTGTTGCTTTTGCGCCTCACGAACAAGCTGATCGTTCAACTCAATGACAACAAAAGGAATTCCAATATCGCGAACCACTTTTGAGAGATTCCGGCCATTCAATCCAAATCCAACGATGATCAGATGATCTTTTTGCGGGGTTTGCCCGGTCTCTTGTGGGATAACCCTGGTTGATGTTCGGAAGAGCGATTGGATGAACCGGCTTGTCGGTTCGGCGAGTAAGAAAAAGAAAGGCGTCAAGAACATGGTGATGATGGAGGAAGCGAGAAAAAGTTGATAGAGATTTTCAGGAATGAGGTTGAAAACTTTTCCTTGCTGAGCAAGGAGGAATGAAAATTCTCCAACCTGTGATAGAGAAAGCGCCGCTTTCCACGAAATACGAAAGTTGTATTTTGCAACAATCAGTACAAGGAGCAAAACCAGCGTTTTTCCTGCGAGCACGATCGCGGTTACACCGAGATTTGGCAATAGCTGGTTGATGAACAAAGGGAAATTCAAAAGCATTCCTACGGATATAAAAAAGATTGCGTTGAAGGTGTCGCGAAAGGGCAAGAAATCAGACAGGATCTGATGACTGTAGTCGGACTCCGAGATCACGAGTCCGGCTATAAAAGCGCCGATCGCCAGAGACAATCCAAGGTAAGCTGTGGCGTAGGCTGTTCCCAGACAGAGGAAAAGAATGCTGACAAGAAACACATCGCGGTTTCGTGTGCGGATGACCTGCTTTAGAAGCAGCGGAACGATGTAACGCGCGGCCAAAAATAAACCTGCGACGGCAGCTAATGCGATCAACATCTGTTTTCCCATTTCCAGTAGGTCCACACTTCCGCCGGAAAGGCTCGGCAGAAGGAGCATCATGGGAATGGCGAGCAAATCTTGAAACAAAAGAATGCCGACACAAATCTTTCCATGCGGAGTGTCAATTTCGGCGCGGTCAGAAAGAATTTTGAAAACGATGGCTGTGCTGCTCAGCGAAAACAAAAAGCCGAGAAAAATTCCAACAGTTACAGGCAAATCAAAGATTTGAGTGATCAGGTATGTGAGAAGGATTGTTAAGACTATTTGGCTTGCCGTGATGGAAAGAAATCGCAGACTGCTGGAAAGGAGCTGCCGAATCGAGAATTCGAGGCCGATTGTAAAAAGCAAAAGCACCACACCGATACTTGCAAGCGCGTTGACAGCTTCTGTGTCGCCGATCAAACCGGCTCCGTAAGGTCCTACAATGACGCCTGTTGCCAGAAACCCGATGATGGAAGGGAATTTCAATTTGTGAAACAACAAACTGACCGGGATGGAGACGGCAAGAATGATCAGGAAATCATTCAGCAGCGGATAGTGTTCCATGACGGTACCATATTAGCAAAGAACTTAGCGAGCTTCGCAAAACGATTAAGATCTTCTCAACACTTCTCTTTGACGAAAGGAAAAGCAATTGATCAATTGGAAAAACTTCTCAGATTATCGGAAACTTATCTGCGAAGCAGGGCCGTCCAGTTGAAAATGATATTCACCGGTGGAGTCGTCCGTTGCACGGCCGAGGAAATAATGAAACGCAGGCCGTCTGCTGTCACATCATAATCCATTCCCAGCGGATAAAATGGGGAAAGGATTAGCGGTTGAAATAATTCTTTCGGAACGCCTGCTTCCAGATTCCCATCGTCTGTTTTGATATCGACAGCCATCACCTTGCGATCCCCCGAAAAATAAAACAACTCCTTGCCATCGCGCCGCCAACGGGGCTGAGCTCCCCCACTGTTGGAGATGCGCCACTTCTTTCCCGACGCGGGAAATGGCTGAATATACACTTCATAATGTCCTGATTCATCGGATGCATATGCGATCCAGCGTGCGTCCGGAGAAAACGACGCTTGAAACTCATAGAATTCGCTTGCCAGAAAAGGATAAGGCTGCCCGGAGCCCGACATAGGAACAATCCACAAATCACTTCTCTTTCCTTTGCGTTGTCCGATCAACCATTTTCCATCCATCGACCAGTCATTGATCTGAACTCCATTCTTCAACAAAATCTTTTCTCCACCAACACCAGTTGCTGAGATAGAATAAATCTCATACTGATTGTCTCCGAGATCGCGGTTAAAAAGGATCGTTTTTCCATCCGGCGACCAGGCCGGGTTTTCGTCATAGTGGCGTGAAGTCAAACGCGTAGAGATATTTCTTGCTGTGTCTGTCACCCAGATGTCGGGCGATGCCAGATCCGGATCAGGACGCAGCCAAACGAGTTGAGTGCCATCAGCAGAAAGGCGATGATATCGTGCATCGCTTGTCCCTCCACCTTCACTCAGAGTACCGATGTTGTTCCCACTGCGATCAAACCAGGAGAGTTGAAAAGCCGAAATGTTACCGGACCAATAGGCAAGGATTCCATTGTTCGAAGCAGAAATGACCGATTGCCCTGTTGGGCTGTGAAATACATTTTTTGTGACGAGAATCGGTGCTCCTTCTAATTCTAATGTTTTGGAATCGATCGCTTGTACCAGCAATTCCCCTTCTCTGCCGTACAACAAATAACCGGGCGGCGCATAGTGGACTCGTGAAGTCGAATTCAACAACAATTTCTTTTCATTAGAATCCAGTGATCCCGTATAGATTGCCTGACTCTGAGTGGACCCGCGCACAAGATACAGGAATCTTCGGCCGTCAGGCATGAAGGTGGGAAAGCGATGCGAGATTTCGCCTTTCGCTCCATCTAATTTTGTCGCTGGTTTAAATTCTCCACCGGATGCAGGGACCTGAAAGAGCGGGCCGTTCGCTCTCTGCGCAAAGATGATGATGCCGCTGGATCCCCAGGAACCGCCTCGATTCGTTTCTGCGTCACAAATGATTTGCGGACGACCGCCGGAGATATCGATTTTCATGAGCTTTCCTTTTGAGAAAAATCCAAGATACCGGCTATCGGGCGACCAGAAGGGCGCGCTCGTGTATTCCGTTCCGGGAAGTTGTCGCGCTTCAGTCGAATCGAAGGAGCGAACCCACAGTGTCCTTCTGCCATCGGCGTTGTTCAAGAACGCCATGTGTTTCCCATCCGGCGACACTGTAAGAGGTCCTGATCCCGTATACCATGCTTTCTCATCCGGTGGAACAATCTCAAACCGCAGCACGCGCTGTTGCTCAACCGAAGGACGTATGAAGTACAAAGCCGCAAATACAATCGCAAGAACTGCGCCAACAATCCCAACCATCCAACCGAGCTTTGATTGCTTTGGTTGCGCGATGCTTGAATATGCTTCCGGACGAGAAAGACTTTCAAGAATGCCCTGCAGCTCCAACATCGCATCATGAGCGGTTTGCCATCGATCCTCTGGATCTTTGGCGAGGCACGTTTTCACGAACCGTTCCAGAAGCGGCGGTGTCATCGGTTGAATGTGTGAAATCGGTTTCGGTTCTTCTTTCAGGATGGCTGCAATCAAGCTCGCCTGCGTTTTTCCTTCAAACGCTTTTTTGCCCGTAGTCATTTCATAAACAACTGCGCCAAACGCAAAAATGTCTGTGCGAGCATCGGCTTCAGCTCCTTCCAATTGTTCCGGCGCCATGTATTGGAAGGTGCCAAGAACAGTTCCTTCGCGCGTTAGCGGTTGTCCGGTTTCCATCATAGAAACAGATTCGGTTGCAGGGGCTGTATATTTTGCCAGACCAAAATCAAGTAACTTCATCCCCGATTTCGTGAGAATGATGTTGCCCGGTTTTAAATCGCGATGCACAATGCCCTGGCGATGCGCCTTGTCGAGCGCGTTCGCGATCTGGATCGAATAGTTTAGTGCTGCGATTGGCGGTAGAGCTCCGTTACGAAGACGCGAGGCTAATGTCTCGCCTTCGATAAATTCCATGACCAGATAATCAATTCCGTTTTGATGACCGATATCGTGCAAAGTGCAGATGTTTGGATGATTCAGGCTCGAGATCGTGCGCGCCTCTCGTTCGAACCTTTGACGTAAATCAGGATTAGAGGAAAGATGAGCAGGCAAGACTTTGATGGCTACGATCCGATCCAACCGCATATCTTTGGCGCGATAGACTTCACCCATTCCGCCTGCGCCGATCGGCGCGGTGATTTCGTATGGACCCAGCTTTGTGCCAGCTGCCAGTGGCATAATTGATCATTTTACCGCACCTGCCGCAGTCGGACTGTAATTACTTTGAAGGCGACTCGACGATCGTTTTGCTTTTCTGTGCCACTGCCAGAGTGCTTAGCGCCTTCGCGCCTTTGCGTTAAGATGGATTGATGCTTTTTGACGCCGAATACATCATCCATATCGACGGCGCTTCGC
The bacterium genome window above contains:
- a CDS encoding metal-dependent hydrolase, which codes for MPTPIAHGLAGYAVLILAEPRLANDFRGNLKAMGAGLFFGSLADADFLVAYYNSHPVLQHHYFSHSIPFALLIGTAMYLVLRTLKKSHALRTAVLLSAVYGTHLLLDYFTQDGSPPIGIPLFWPFTHKHMIAPVEIFWSIHRGGMESLFGAHNFGALFREVLILVPLALAAYLKGRHSLPLKW
- a CDS encoding peptidoglycan DD-metalloendopeptidase family protein, whose translation is MCWIRVFLCVCISLYSSLVFASPDFIWPLQQNYGISATFGESRDDHYHAGIDLSTNGETGLPVLAVADGSIYRMKIQKRGYGKALYIQHADGMQSVYAHLEDFSRELGLHTIYVDRANREGTPYVGDIFLDPPLRVKQGQVVAYSGESGAGLPHLHLEIRKNESVALNPLTNGFRDTLDPIPPTFQACYFYPLSIDSAINGDLDTKEIRLRRSDSVFVPDSTPVVRGDFVLSVSLYDSALRRYHRAPQRITYSIDDKVLYSIEFNQFSYTQPQGFGLLYDLGKPGPSYYEYPILLAKTVEESLPFVTRSVSFSIRTLSAGNHRLRIEAGDSNNNTSIADIPFVVNHPPQFDLHSIQPDQAELAVHATIRDPNWKGSGALTGEVEYSLDDGKSFIPVTLTSLEVPDANDSLKFRYRIPMSEARNARSVLIRARAYDGIEYSPYVFGKIRPGGAPIPDTMQTLSAGNLRYETYGDTIRVIFEMEEPATGKLQASIGDPPAFFPLLLREPTSMLTLIPAPKRNEDMVVALPGGQSLTVPVRFVKRGTQTLVADGNFQLSFNENSLYKDAFVWTKSLPEYKSKSLPLIGPMLQLAPRGLPLKKGTTLSFSYPETVKHPEKLSIYHWNRASQKWESLPSQLNKSSRSVQTKIETFDLYALISDNAAPAITSIFPRKRSATRNPTPLLAVQIRDAGMDVDDEKVTLYVDSIPYQAEYDPDRNTARAKITKPLKKGYHKFFAVAYDYAGNRSQSSPVSFRVK
- a CDS encoding PQQ-binding-like beta-propeller repeat protein, which encodes MKRSGILLLVAFLFTTCCKQDPGQPIWNLKLQSRPYADPIVREDKFYVFSQAGEVVCGNMRTGKTNWTQKVAGPVLGTPVFSEDLLFLVTQDGFVYALNPENGRQKWQTQLKDQFIAPLAALAGAVLLPSEKGTLYLLSSANGTEKWRFSGQKKFNARPQIAGNNILIGGWNKQFTSLKQDGSLNWKLTTPEIITGDPVLLDNFVFFACYDQFLYAVEVPTGRLLWRFSASQPSNPVVLNKEIVFASGTDLLYLSSDSGKLLHRMKIGKRISQIYVHNSNVFVVSRDVYRIRPVDRTVSVVIRGPNPIYKLSFGVGMILASDDLYSIYGYGNRKG
- a CDS encoding glycosyltransferase family 2 protein; amino-acid sequence: MVTNVLDLVVVVIYFIVLILLSIYGIHRYIMVHLFRKFRAQHPQITRTFEDLPMVTVQLPIYQEMYVVERLIDAVCHIEYPRDKFEVQVLDDSTDETQNIAKAVVERYQAKGLNIQYMRRTDRVGFKAGALAAGFEKAKGEFVAIFDADFIPSPEILMKTIHYFTDPQIGMVQVRWGHINSEYSLLTKIQSIMLDGHFVVEHIARNRSGRFFNFNGTAGVWRREAISQSGGWHHDTLTEDLDLSYRAQLGGWKFLFVPDVVAPAEVPVEINSYKSQQHRWAKGSIQTAKKILPVVMQSKLPWQVKLEAFFHLSNNISYLLMMILSFFTLPSLVIRYERGWQNIMILDLPIFLIGTISVFSFYVFSQKEIYKDWPWRIKYIPLLMSLGIGLSVNNSKAVLEALLGYQTEFKRTPKYCIERNSDNWQHKKYRVGKSALAVIELVFAMYFGFTIWYAFLNGFFFSIPFLFLFFFGFIYTGFISMVQSDRRWVALKRPVPNI
- a CDS encoding IPT/TIG domain-containing protein, which encodes MRPPKIKSVKPDAAIEGGRVIIEGTGFDPEEFDSLRISFNGQEARPLLVSKNRIITVVPDQTNRGPVTVTVNNKTSNPFEIVIGRKLADNINPVDSPLFDRDGNLYTTFSGKRGETVQVSVFKIEPDGTINPFLSNIPNATSLAMDDEGNLYVSSRFEGTVYKATPKADVTIFAKDLGVPTGLVFDEDGFLYVGDRNGRILKVDEDGNASVFAELQESMVAYHLAFDLLGNLLVSTPSMSTHNSVLMVDRYGKVIPLYGGFGRPQGLTVDVDGNIYICEAKAGESAVYKITSGGEMRAFLTGPVMVGVAFDADRNLAVATQDAVYLVPPILPH